One window of the Trifolium pratense cultivar HEN17-A07 linkage group LG2, ARS_RC_1.1, whole genome shotgun sequence genome contains the following:
- the LOC123904284 gene encoding protein FAR-RED IMPAIRED RESPONSE 1-like, translating to MEEVLVSPNEEEVNEENDKCDKNLEANMVYEDEKPQVGMIFSSKDELTEYYKSYAQSIGFGVSKLSSKNGDDGKKYFTLACSRGTKYVSKSKNLLKSNPITKTQCKARLNACICLDGTVSISRIVLEHNHDLSPTKARYFRSCKNLEPHFKKRLELNDQAGINVSRNFRSLVVEANGYENLTFGEKDCRNYIDKVRRLRLGRGDADAIQNYFVKIQKQNSEFYYVIDIDDDGRLRNVFWADARCRAAYEYFGEVVTFDTTYLTNKYDMPFAPFVGVNHHGHSTLLGCALLSNEDTKTFTWLFKTWSECMNGCSPNAIITDQDKAMKKAIEVVFPKARHRWCLWHIMKKVPEKLGRHSNYESIKTFLHDAVYDSSGTSDFMEKWEKMIEDFDLEENEWLKGIFDERNRWVPVYVRDTFWAGMSTTQRSESMNSFFDGYVISKTTLKQFVEQYDNALRDKVEKENKADFASFNTVIACLSHFGFESQFQKAFTNAEFPRI from the exons A TGGAAGAAGTACTTGTATCTCCTAATGAAGAGGAAGTCaatgaagaaaatgataaatgtgataaaaatttagaaGCAAATATGGTCTATGAAGATGAAAAACCTCAAGTTGGAATGATATTTAGCTCTAAAGATGAACTTACAGAGTATTATAAGAGTTATGCTCAGTCTATAGGTTTTGGAGTTAGTAAACTTAGTAGCAAAAATGGAGAtgatggaaaaaaatattttactctAGCATGTAGTCGTGGAACAAAGTATGTGAGTAAATCAAAGAATCTTTTGAAGTCAAATCCTATAACAAAAACTCAGTGTAAGGCTAGATTAAATGCATGTATTTGTTTAGATGGAACAGTTTCTATTTCAAGAATTGTTCTTGAGCATAATCATGACCTAAGCCCTACCAAAGCACGCTATTTTAGAAGTTGTAAGAATTTGGAACCTCATTTTAAAAAGAGGTTAGAACTCAATGATCAAGCTGGAATAAATGTTAGCAGAAATTTCCGATCTTTGGTTGTTGAAGCAAATGGATATGAGAATCTAACATTTGGTGAAAAGGATTGTCGGAACTATATAGATAAAGTAAGGAGACTGCGACTTGGGAGAGGAGACGCTGATGCGATTCAAAACTATTTTgttaaaatacaaaaacaaaatagtgaATTCTATTATGTGATAGACATTGATGATGACGGTCGTTTGCGCAATGTATTTTGGGCTGATGCGAGATGTAGGGCTGCATATGAGTATTTTGGTGAAGTTGTAACATTTGACACTACTTACTTAACAAATAAGTACGACATGCCCTTTGCCCCTTTTGTTGGGGTAAATCACCACGGTCATTCTACGTTGTTGGGTTGTGCTTTATTGTCGAATGAGGATACTAAGACCTTTACTTGGTTGTTCAAAACATGGTCAGAATGCATGAATGGATGTTCTCCAAATGCCATAATTACTGATCAAGACAAAGCCATGAAAAAAGCAATTGAGGTTGTTTTTCCAAAAGCTCGTCACCGCTGGTGTTTGTGGCATATAATGAAAAAGGTTCCAGAAAAGTTAGGCAGACACTCTAATTATGAGTCTATCAAAACATTTTTGCATGATGCTGTATATGATTCTTCGGGTACAAGTGATTTCATGGAAAAGTGGGAAAAAATGATTGAAGATTTTGACCTTGAAGAAAACGAATGGTTGAAGGGGATATTTGATGAAAGAAATCGTTGGGTTCCTGTGTACGTGAGAGACACATTTTGGGCAGGAATGTCAACAACACAAAGAAGTGAAAGTATGAACTCATTTTTTGATGGCTATGTAATTTCAAAGACAACATTGAAGCAGTTTGTTGAACAATATGACAATGCATTGAGAGATAAAGTTGAAAAGGAAAACAAAGCTGATTTTGCTTCATTTAATACAGTCATAGCTTGTCTAAGTCATTTTGGTTTTGAGTCTCAGTTCCAGAAAGCATTCACAAATGCAGAATTTCCAAGAATTTAG
- the LOC123907660 gene encoding putative disease resistance protein RGA4 yields the protein MDLVLLSETIDDILEHIPSLETTSSSSIEVSKTNIEGLKKALQIIQPVLKNLHLQDKEALASLRNLKNAINDLTDLLEELSTDYALPQRSKLSFFKTINPHKDRLKVVNTKIKNVIEVLQQVTDELITTTTFMPTPYQEAHEKIQDIELEPDTVGRQKEKKQIIDQLMSFHTNTGASDVVPIPVVTIVGFAGIGKKQLVRLICQDKEVKAHFGLITRVRDVKSFEKCVSDKSLMNGKHYLVVMEDVETEIGEKDLKMLQVILAGGESAILVTTSSKLVANNITAILRSNNNIATSFTSFRPHVLQELDERESWSLFWRIRGPSSIDIMGEIEWKIVMDCGGIPLLIKFAAEFLNNRRVAIDVDNLREEFLKKLKFEYYDKLTRLHKMCFAFCSLFPRDHLIDVKRLIHLLKAEGFLMDANNTTVEENLSRYFNDFLRKPIFTYIEEDMYGVVRKLRMQPLMHDLACLVSDQEENIKVDPEGEKVCEGVLRASFGFRFDVSRGIPPSLYEKAKKLKAILFWKKQTLLAKEVKMSSSICDKIIKYFKSTLRMLDLHDMGIKTLPASIGKMNSLRYLNLSFNSLEKLPSSITKLSNLQTLKLSQCYLLKELPTNIDELTNLNHLEIDGCLALTQMPRKIHNLNNSLQTLTSFVVSKGCHLGGLGDLAKLNNLRDHLEISHLEISGLNLSKNDDYLKGKKHLQHLTLRWDHEDGEEGDSSTRDMTTLECLEPHSELRAIFLVGYKGKTLSTWFCSMQSLVKLSLRDCTGCIYLPRLDQLPKLRFLELLRLDNLQYIVKENGGDNDIDKQGIEVYFPSLEELTILDCPNLKGWWENAKTGKQLPFFACLSKLHVYYCPKLISMPLFPGLDEELVLVGSSVKPLINSIVYSTRYNPFSKLKYMKISSIEESGSPPERWIKYINSLEKLDIKDWKHLQSLPKGFGNLASLQSLNIENCQELDLDRSYNEWKGLKNLCSLIITENPKLSSLPFGVDKVTSLQVLQLRNCPRMTSLPETIDNLKSLEKLVISECDMLASLPKALINMLSMHTLIILDCTLLLPRCQPDIGDDWPQIARIQNKQIMKTNLNM from the coding sequence ATGGATTTAGTTCTTCTCAGTGAAACCATTGATGATATCCTTGAACATATACCTTCCCTTGAAACAACCAGCAGCTCAAGTATTGAGGTGTCCAAAACCAACATTGAAGGGCTCAAAAAAGCTCTTCAAATAATTCAACCAGTGCTCAAGAACCTACACCTCCAAGACAAGGAGGCTCTTGCCTCGCTACGGAACCTTAAGAATGCCATCAACGATCTAACTGATTTGTTGGAGGAACTCTCCACAGATTATGCTTTGCCTCAGCGGAGCAAACTCTCTTTCTTCAAAACCATCAATCCTCATAAGGATCGCCTCAAAGTCGTTAACACAAAAATTAAGAATGTCATAGAGGTCCTCCAACAAGTTACAGATGAATTGATCACCACAACCACATTCATGCCCACACCATATCAAGAAGCACATGAGAAGATTCAGGATATAGAGTTGGAACCAGATACAGTTGGAAGACAAAAGGAAAAGAAGCAAATTATAGATCAACTTATGTCATTCCACACAAATACTGGGGCAAGTGATGTTGTTCCTATTCCTGTGGTTACCATTGTTGGGTTCGCAGGAATAGGGAAGAAACAACTCGTTCGTCTCATTTGCCAGGATAAGGAAGTAAAAGCTCACTTTGGCTTGATAACTCGAGTTCGTGATGTGAAATCTTTTGAAAAATGTGTTTCTGACAAGTCACTTATGAACGGAAAACACTATCTTGTTGTGATGGAAGATGTTGAAACTGAGATTGGTGAGAAAGATCTGAAGATGTTGCAAGTGATATTAGCTGGTGGTGAGAGTGCAATACTCGTAACCACAAGTAGTAAACTTGTGGCCAACAATATTACTGCTATACTACGTAGCAATAACAATATTGCCACTAGTTTTACCTCGTTTAGGCCACATGTTTTGCAGGAGCTTGACGAAAGGGAATCATGGTCACTCTTTTGGAGGATTCGTGGACCAAGTTCAATTGATATCATGGGGGAAATAGAATGGAAGATTGTGATGGATTGTGGTGGAATTCCGTTGTTGATAAAATTTGCAGCAGAGTTTCTGAACAATCGCAGAGTTGCTATAGATGTAGACAATTTGAGGGAGGAGTTTCTAAAAAAGCTTAAGTTTGAATACTACGACAAACTTACAAGACTTCATAAGATGTGTTTTGCATTTTGTTCATTGTTTCCTCGTGATCATTTGATTGATGTCAAAAGATTAATTCATCTTTTGAAAGCAGAAGGATTTCTCATGGATGCAAATAATACAACCGTGGAAGAAAATTTAAGCAGATATTTCAACGATTTCCTTCGTAAGCCTATTTTCACATACATTGAAGAAGACATGTATGGTGTTGTGAGAAAGCTTAGAATGCAACCTTTAATGCATGATCTAGCATGTTTGGTATCAGATCAAGAAGAAAACATTAAGGTAGATCCAGAAGGGGAAAAAGTTTGCGAAGGAGTCTTGCGAGCATCATTTGGTTTCAGATTCGATGTTTCACGTGGAATTCCACCTTCTTTGTATGAAAAGGCAAAGAAACTGAAGGCTATTCTCTTCTGGAAGAAACAAACGTTGCTTGCTAAGGAGGTAAAGATGAGCTCTTCAATTTGTGATAAAATCATCAAATACTTCAAGTCTACTCTCCGAATGTTAGATCTCCATGACATGGGAATCAAAACATTGCCCGCCTCTATTGGGAAAATGAACAGTCTAAGGTATCTTAACCTTTCCTTTAATAGTTTAGAGAAACTTCCTAGTTCAATTACCAAGCTTTCCAATTTGCAAACTTTGAAACTATCCCAGTGTTATCTCCTTAAGGAATTACCCACAAATATTGATGAACTAACCAACCTCAATCATCTTGAGATTGATGGATGTTTGGCTCTCACTCAAATGCCTAGAAAAATACACAATCTAAATAATTCTCTTCAAACACTGACATCATTTGTGGTTAGCAAGGGGTGCCACTTGGGTGGTCTTGGGGACCTTGCAAAACTCAACAACTTAAGAGACCACCTGGAAATTTCCCATCTTGAAATATCTGGTTTGAACCTTTCAAAGAATGATGATTATCTCAAAGGCAAAAAACACCTTCAACACCTTACATTGAGATGGGATCACGAGGATGGCGAGGAGGGAGATAGTAGTACTAGAGACATGACAACACTTGAATGTCTTGAGCCTCACTCTGAACTGAGAGCAATTTTCCTTGTAGGATATAAAGGTAAGACGCTTTCAACTTGGTTTTGTTCAATGCAATCCCTTGTTAAGTTAAGCCTACGCGACTGTACCGGTTGCATATATCTACCACGACTTGATCAACTTCCAAAGCTTAGATTTCTCGAACTTTTAAGGTTGGACAATCTGCAATACATTGTTAAAGAAAATGGTGGTGACAATGACATAGACAAACAAGGTATTGAGGTTTACTTTCCATCCCTAGAGGAACTGACGATCTTAGATTGCCCTAACCTCAAAGGTTGGTGGGAAAATGCAAAAACAGGAAAACAATTACCATTTTTTGCTTGCCTTTCGAAATTGCACGTGTATTATTGTCCGAAACTAATTTCGATGCCCCTTTTCCCTGGTCTTGATGAAGAGCTAGTCCTCGTGGGTTCAAGCGTGAAACCACTAATAAATTCAATAGTTTATAGCACAAGGTATAATCCATTTTCCAAACTCAAATACATGAAAATTTCCAGCATCGAGGAGAGTGGATCACCACCAGAGAGgtggatcaaatacattaattctCTTGAGAAACTTGACATAAAAGATTGGAAGCATTTACAGTCTTTACCCAAAGGTTTTGGTAACCTTGCCTCACTCCAAAGTCTTAACATTGAAAATTGTCAAGAACTTGATCTTGACCGCTCATACAATGAATGGAAGGGTCTAAAAAACTTGTGTTCTCTCATCATAACAGAAAATCCAAAACTCAGCTCTCTTCCATTTGGTGTTGACAAAGTAACATCTCTTCAAGTTCTTCAACTTCGCAATTGTCCTCGAATGACTTCTTTGCCTGAAACCATAGACAACCTCAAATCACTTGAAAAATTGGTTATTTCTGAATGTGACATGTTGGCTTCTCTTCCAAAAGCATTGATAAACATGTTGTCTATGCATACTTTGATCATTTTGGACTGCACTTTGTTGTTGCCAAGGTGTCAGCCAGATATAGGTGATGATTGGCCACAAATTGCTCGCATACAAAACAAACAGATTATGAAAACTAATCTAAACATGTAG